The Gemmatimonadota bacterium genome window below encodes:
- a CDS encoding ABC transporter ATP-binding protein — protein MSHPNAALAVQNLTRTYTSGGHPLTVLDNVTFTIPKGQTCAIVGPSGSGKTTLLGLCAGLDRPSSGTVTLHNMALDSLDEDQRAAVRNEYVGFVFQSFQLIPTLTAIENVAIPLELRGKNGVFGEARELLNRVGLGDRLTHYPAQLSGGEQQRVGIARAFINQPHILFADEPTGNLDADSSHTIANLLFDLNREAGTTLILVTHDHDLAARTQRIIRLQGGKVDQDVQD, from the coding sequence TTGAGCCATCCAAACGCAGCACTCGCAGTTCAAAACCTCACCCGCACCTACACGAGTGGGGGGCATCCACTCACCGTTTTGGACAACGTCACATTCACCATCCCCAAAGGCCAAACCTGTGCGATAGTAGGGCCTTCGGGCAGTGGAAAAACCACGCTACTCGGATTATGTGCTGGACTTGATCGTCCATCATCGGGCACAGTCACCCTTCACAACATGGCCCTCGACAGCCTCGACGAAGATCAACGCGCAGCCGTGCGAAATGAATATGTGGGCTTTGTCTTTCAGAGCTTTCAACTCATCCCCACCCTCACCGCCATTGAAAATGTTGCGATTCCTCTCGAGCTACGCGGTAAAAACGGTGTGTTCGGCGAAGCGAGAGAATTGCTCAACCGCGTGGGATTGGGCGACCGCTTGACGCATTATCCCGCTCAGCTTTCGGGGGGTGAACAACAGCGCGTGGGCATTGCACGCGCCTTTATCAACCAACCGCACATCTTATTTGCCGACGAGCCTACGGGCAACCTCGACGCCGACAGCAGTCATACCATCGCCAATCTGCTCTTTGACCTCAACCGAGAAGCGGGCACAACCCTCATCCTCGTCACGCACGATCACGACCTCGCCGCACGCACACAGCGCATCATCCGCCTGCAAGGAGGCAAAGTGGATCAGGATGTGCAGGATTAA
- a CDS encoding FtsX-like permease family protein — MDRITSVKNQTSSPLFNAWTWRMAWRDSRTYRRRLLLFISCILLGVGGLVAVRALGDNLQRVVENEARTLLGADLRVSSQRAFAPAVDSLFNSWGGEQSREVRFASMVFFPKNGGTRLVQVRALQGDFPYYGTFETNPLQASKTFQHTHHALLDDGLLVQFGVQVGDSVRIGNHTFVIGGRITKISGEAMAFATVAPRVYIPLSHLDKTGLIKFGSLASYVAYFKFDSSARIGSIQRELRPYRGDQNLRTETVASRQRRLNRILDNLYIFLSLVAFAALLLGCIGVASAIHVYTRQKITTVAILRCMGAQSNQILCIYAIQAIALGLIGTGCGSLLGVGIQYLLPGVLAQILPIELDIQFSYWAIIQGTGIGLSLSLLFALLPLLPIRRTSPLHTLRASFENVRSKIDPLQMMTIGGICLIVAGLGILQTSSILMGIGIAIGFGIAFGLLIGASWLIIKTVRRFFPTTWQYVWRQGLANLYRPHNQTVILMLALGLGTFLITTLYIVQHALLAQIAIAGSDNRPNFVLVDVQTDQIEGVSALLRKQSLPVIHHAPIVTMRLKSIKGQDARSYGRIHDVRRWAIQREYRSTYRNHLFDSERLVGGTWIDAERTEEPIPVSFERDIARSLRVSLGDTLTFDIQGVSVQTTVQSLRVVDWQRIQPNFFIVFPKGVLETAPQFHVLTTRINTTEQSAVLQRTLVQQYPNVSAVDLGLILKTVDDVLSQIAFVVRFMALFSVITGLIVLTAAVTTSRYQRIREAVLLRTLGASQKQIRRILLLEYTFLGALATLTGLILSIGGAWAVTIFIFDIHFALPTAAIAGVFILVTALTIFVGMLNSRGIADRPPLEILRSEV; from the coding sequence ATGGATCGAATCACCAGCGTTAAAAATCAGACCTCCAGCCCACTATTCAACGCCTGGACCTGGCGCATGGCCTGGCGCGATAGCCGCACGTATCGTCGCCGCTTGTTGCTCTTTATTTCATGCATATTGCTCGGCGTGGGTGGCCTCGTGGCCGTTCGTGCTCTGGGCGATAACCTGCAACGCGTTGTCGAAAATGAAGCGCGCACACTTTTAGGTGCTGATTTACGCGTCAGCAGCCAGCGCGCTTTTGCGCCTGCGGTTGACTCCCTATTCAACTCATGGGGTGGGGAACAATCCCGAGAAGTGCGCTTTGCCTCAATGGTCTTCTTTCCCAAAAACGGCGGAACCCGCCTGGTACAGGTGCGCGCGCTACAAGGCGACTTTCCCTATTACGGCACATTTGAAACCAATCCACTACAAGCGTCGAAGACCTTTCAGCATACCCATCACGCACTCCTCGACGATGGCTTGCTCGTCCAATTTGGCGTTCAGGTCGGCGATTCCGTGCGAATTGGCAACCACACCTTTGTCATAGGCGGACGCATCACAAAAATATCGGGCGAGGCCATGGCCTTTGCCACAGTGGCACCTCGTGTGTACATCCCCTTATCGCATCTCGATAAAACGGGCCTCATCAAATTTGGCAGCCTGGCGTCTTATGTGGCTTATTTTAAGTTTGATAGCAGCGCGAGAATCGGATCCATCCAGCGCGAACTTCGCCCCTATCGCGGGGATCAAAATTTGCGGACCGAAACCGTTGCCAGCCGTCAAAGACGCCTCAATCGCATATTGGATAATCTCTATATCTTCCTCAGTCTTGTCGCCTTTGCCGCCCTCTTGCTCGGATGTATCGGCGTTGCCAGTGCCATTCACGTTTATACACGCCAAAAAATAACAACCGTCGCCATCCTGCGCTGCATGGGCGCGCAATCGAATCAGATCCTCTGCATTTACGCCATCCAGGCCATCGCCCTGGGTCTTATTGGCACGGGGTGCGGTTCTCTCCTCGGTGTGGGCATTCAGTATCTCCTGCCCGGTGTTCTCGCACAAATCCTGCCCATTGAACTCGATATTCAATTTTCCTATTGGGCGATCATTCAGGGCACCGGCATTGGCCTGAGTCTGTCGCTGCTCTTCGCCCTGCTCCCCCTGTTGCCGATACGTCGAACATCGCCCCTGCACACCTTGCGGGCATCTTTTGAAAATGTGCGATCCAAAATAGATCCTCTGCAAATGATGACCATCGGCGGGATCTGTCTCATTGTCGCGGGATTGGGCATTTTGCAAACCAGCAGTATCCTCATGGGAATTGGTATTGCCATCGGATTTGGCATTGCCTTTGGACTGCTCATAGGCGCATCGTGGCTCATTATCAAAACCGTTCGCCGCTTCTTTCCCACAACCTGGCAATACGTATGGCGACAGGGCCTGGCCAATCTCTATCGCCCACACAATCAGACCGTAATTCTCATGCTCGCACTGGGCCTGGGCACCTTTCTCATCACCACGCTCTATATTGTGCAACATGCCCTGCTCGCTCAAATTGCCATCGCAGGGAGCGACAACCGTCCCAATTTTGTTCTCGTCGATGTGCAAACTGATCAGATTGAAGGTGTAAGCGCGTTGCTTCGCAAACAGAGCCTACCCGTCATCCACCATGCTCCCATCGTCACCATGCGCCTGAAGAGCATCAAAGGTCAAGATGCGCGTTCCTACGGCAGAATACACGATGTGCGGCGCTGGGCAATTCAACGCGAATACCGCTCGACCTATCGAAATCACCTCTTCGATTCAGAACGTCTTGTAGGTGGCACCTGGATCGATGCAGAACGTACAGAAGAACCCATCCCCGTTTCATTTGAGCGCGACATTGCCCGCTCGCTTCGCGTCTCGCTCGGCGATACCCTGACCTTCGACATCCAGGGTGTGTCCGTTCAAACCACAGTACAAAGCCTGCGAGTGGTTGACTGGCAGCGCATTCAGCCAAACTTTTTTATCGTCTTTCCCAAGGGCGTGCTCGAAACCGCTCCCCAGTTTCACGTCTTGACCACGCGCATCAACACAACGGAACAATCCGCTGTGTTGCAACGCACGCTGGTTCAACAATACCCCAATGTCTCGGCTGTGGACCTCGGCCTCATTCTCAAAACCGTTGACGATGTACTCTCACAAATCGCCTTTGTCGTGCGCTTCATGGCACTCTTTAGCGTGATTACCGGACTCATTGTGCTAACTGCCGCAGTCACCACCAGCCGCTATCAACGCATTCGTGAAGCCGTTTTGCTGCGCACTTTGGGGGCATCTCAAAAACAGATTCGCCGCATACTCTTGCTGGAATACACTTTCCTGGGCGCACTCGCTACCCTGACTGGACTCATACTCTCTATTGGCGGTGCCTGGGCTGTCACCATCTTTATTTTTGACATTCACTTTGCCCTGCCCACTGCGGCCATTGCCGGCGTCTTTATCCTCGTCACCGCGCTCACCATCTTTGTCGGCATGCTCAACAGCCGCGGCATAGCCGACCGCCCTCCACTCGAAATTTTGCGAAGCGAAGTGTGA
- a CDS encoding arylesterase gives MKRFLIVVLLGLIWTAHAEEDRKTVLFLGDSLTAGYGLDKTQAFPALIQAKIDSLGWAFDVINGGLSGETSAGGLRRVNWLLRRKIDVLVLALGGNDGLRGIPTTEMQQNLQGIIDRAKEKYPDIQIILMGIEAPPNLGDIYTTAFRAVFPALSEKNRVPLIPFLLEGVGGIPELNLPDRIHPNAAGHRIIAETVWRVLKPVLEKK, from the coding sequence ATGAAGCGGTTTCTCATCGTTGTTTTACTCGGATTGATATGGACAGCTCATGCTGAAGAGGATCGCAAGACGGTTTTGTTTTTGGGAGATAGCCTGACTGCGGGTTATGGTCTGGATAAAACGCAGGCTTTTCCCGCGCTGATTCAGGCAAAGATTGATTCGCTCGGGTGGGCGTTTGATGTGATCAATGGCGGACTGAGTGGCGAAACATCGGCGGGAGGGTTGCGGCGGGTCAACTGGTTGTTGCGGCGAAAAATCGATGTGCTGGTGCTGGCATTGGGGGGCAACGATGGCTTGCGGGGGATTCCCACGACTGAAATGCAGCAAAATTTGCAGGGGATTATAGATCGCGCAAAAGAGAAGTATCCAGATATTCAAATCATACTTATGGGTATTGAAGCACCACCAAATTTGGGAGATATATATACGACGGCTTTCCGCGCAGTGTTCCCTGCTCTATCTGAAAAGAATCGCGTGCCTTTGATACCCTTTTTGTTAGAAGGTGTCGGTGGGATTCCTGAACTGAATCTGCCAGACCGCATTCATCCCAATGCTGCGGGACATCGGATTATAGCGGAAACCGTGTGGCGCGTGCTTAAACCGGTTCTGGAAAAGAAGTGA
- a CDS encoding FtsX-like permease family protein: MLKNYMTVAIRHLFKYKIYTLMNVSGLAIGMASFILMLCFVQHELSYDRFYPNSDRIYRVIRETRSTGADQAHYEANTSGALADALMRDFPEVQRATRMGRHEIMLRYKDKFFQQKFDLVDASFFDIFQIPFLKGNPQTALQEPYTIVLTEKIARKYFGDENPMGKILTVDGRFWHGEFKVTGILRDLPTNTSLQIDFLHSTVGDSYIQDKWTRWEDVQNRMFVTYILLHPNAKSADLERKLPDLINRYIGPQVRATTTYHLQSLNRVHLYSNVDYAIETEENIRQAIVNRGHGIQGDIRQVYMFACAGVAVLAIACINFMSLSTARSTNRSREVGMRKVVGAHRQQLIHQFLNESILIAFFALPLAVMIGKAALPFLNTFLNRDLNLNILNDWTLLLGLIAVTLFVGLLSGSYPALFLSKFHPIEVLKGTGKMRGRETSLRKGLVVIQFAISILLIVATIMVSRQLVYIKTKKLGFNKEHIVVLPIFITHRGARTDPNERLASRYNVVKQVFLEHPNVLKATAYNFPFGMGTNRLRLIRAEGIQDREIHMAFQQADEDYLDTFEIELLSGRNFSTEMSSDFTEAILLNESAVKYLGWKKSLDKQIEVVFLPRKGRVIGVIKNYHHQSLRETIGPMGIYMRTGFYSYLALKIQSKNILKTIEFLDKTWQRFVPNRPFTFWFMDDQLNTMYQKEVRLGQVLHAFTILAIFIACLGLFALSAYTAEQRTKEVGIRKVLGATVLNIVLLLSKDFVKLILIANLIVWPVAYYAAQRWLENFAYRIDFGIGVFLLSGVLMLMIALCTVSYQAIRVAVSNPVDTLRDE; the protein is encoded by the coding sequence ATGCTAAAAAATTATATGACCGTCGCCATTCGACATCTGTTCAAGTACAAAATTTATACGCTTATGAACGTCTCTGGATTGGCGATTGGCATGGCCAGTTTTATTCTGATGCTGTGTTTTGTCCAGCACGAATTGAGTTACGATCGCTTTTATCCAAATTCGGATCGCATTTATCGGGTTATTCGGGAAACGCGTTCAACCGGTGCAGACCAGGCACACTACGAGGCAAATACCTCCGGCGCGCTGGCCGATGCGCTGATGCGCGATTTCCCAGAAGTTCAGCGAGCGACGCGCATGGGGCGTCACGAGATTATGTTGAGGTACAAAGATAAATTTTTCCAGCAGAAGTTCGATCTCGTTGATGCGTCTTTCTTTGACATTTTTCAAATTCCCTTTCTAAAGGGCAACCCTCAAACCGCGCTTCAAGAGCCATATACCATTGTTTTGACTGAGAAGATAGCTCGAAAATATTTCGGCGATGAAAACCCCATGGGTAAAATTCTCACGGTTGATGGGCGGTTCTGGCATGGCGAATTCAAAGTGACGGGCATCTTGCGCGATTTGCCTACCAATACGAGTTTGCAAATCGACTTTCTACATTCAACTGTTGGTGACTCCTATATTCAAGACAAATGGACAAGATGGGAAGATGTGCAAAACCGTATGTTTGTCACATATATCTTGTTGCATCCAAACGCAAAATCTGCCGACTTGGAACGCAAACTGCCCGATTTGATCAACCGCTACATAGGTCCTCAAGTTCGCGCGACCACAACCTATCACTTGCAATCCCTGAATCGTGTACATCTTTATTCAAATGTCGATTATGCTATTGAAACAGAAGAGAATATTCGACAAGCGATTGTCAACCGGGGCCATGGCATACAGGGAGATATTCGACAGGTTTACATGTTTGCCTGTGCGGGAGTTGCCGTGTTGGCGATTGCGTGCATCAACTTCATGAGCCTTTCCACAGCCCGTTCAACGAATCGCTCTCGAGAAGTCGGCATGCGAAAGGTTGTGGGCGCACATAGGCAGCAGTTGATCCATCAATTTCTGAACGAATCTATTCTCATCGCGTTTTTTGCCCTGCCCTTGGCCGTTATGATAGGCAAAGCCGCTCTTCCTTTTCTCAACACCTTTCTAAATCGCGACCTGAATCTGAATATCCTCAACGATTGGACGCTCTTATTGGGGCTAATAGCGGTCACCCTGTTTGTCGGTCTTTTGTCGGGAAGTTATCCTGCACTGTTTCTGTCGAAATTTCATCCTATTGAGGTGCTCAAAGGCACCGGAAAGATGAGAGGTCGAGAAACATCATTGCGTAAGGGCCTCGTTGTTATCCAGTTTGCGATTTCCATTTTGCTGATTGTTGCCACAATAATGGTATCGCGCCAACTCGTGTATATAAAGACAAAAAAGCTGGGATTCAACAAAGAACACATTGTGGTTTTGCCCATCTTCATTACGCATCGGGGGGCCAGGACAGACCCCAATGAGCGTTTGGCTTCGCGTTATAACGTGGTCAAACAAGTCTTTTTGGAACACCCCAACGTGCTCAAGGCGACCGCTTATAATTTTCCTTTTGGTATGGGCACCAACCGTCTGCGTTTGATTCGTGCAGAAGGCATTCAAGATCGGGAAATTCACATGGCGTTTCAGCAAGCCGATGAGGATTATCTCGACACATTTGAAATCGAACTTCTTTCTGGTCGTAACTTCTCTACGGAAATGAGCAGCGATTTTACCGAAGCAATTCTTCTCAACGAGTCGGCAGTGAAATATTTGGGCTGGAAGAAATCGCTTGACAAACAAATAGAAGTCGTGTTTTTGCCTCGCAAAGGGCGTGTAATTGGGGTAATTAAAAATTATCATCATCAATCCTTGCGAGAAACAATCGGTCCTATGGGCATTTATATGCGAACGGGTTTTTATTCTTATCTCGCACTCAAAATTCAATCAAAAAATATTTTAAAAACGATTGAATTCCTGGATAAGACCTGGCAGCGTTTTGTCCCCAACCGACCTTTCACGTTCTGGTTCATGGACGACCAACTGAATACGATGTATCAAAAGGAAGTGCGTCTTGGACAGGTACTTCATGCTTTTACTATCCTGGCCATTTTTATTGCTTGCCTCGGTTTGTTCGCCCTATCTGCTTATACTGCTGAACAGCGCACCAAAGAGGTCGGTATTCGGAAAGTTTTGGGCGCAACAGTATTGAATATTGTTCTGTTGCTTTCAAAGGATTTTGTAAAACTGATCCTCATCGCCAATCTGATTGTCTGGCCTGTCGCTTATTATGCCGCACAACGCTGGCTTGAGAATTTTGCTTATCGGATTGATTTTGGAATAGGTGTTTTTTTGTTGAGTGGCGTTCTTATGCTGATGATTGCTTTATGCACTGTGAGTTATCAAGCCATACGAGTTGCTGTATCTAATCCCGTGGATACTTTGAGAGATGAGTAA